AGCCCGTGTGCAGATCATGTTAGTAcctgatgagggttgggtaagctgtgattgcgaacaaagatctggtatgatgtttgaaagataaaatgtgcaaatgtttgaaacgtcaaaaagttcattagtttgaactgattttaaaacaaaatgacagagtacttcataaaactgatcaaccagggccattaacttggacttggtaggtcaaacagctgtccagggtcattaacttggacttggttaactgggtgacagcgtgtgaaatcgaaaaagttggaaaaatgattaaaaaatgaatttttgaaaaatataaaataggttcgctcttttgtcatcatcggttcgcttatttgtcaaagtAACACGTTGGTCCGCTCATGAGGACATatcgaataagcggtccagacctTATATAAATAGAACAGGGGTCCGCTTTTTCTGTCATTTCCAAACCGCTTATTCGTCATTTTCTCTGAGGCGATTTCGAGTGATCCTCCGTGTTCTTCGTGATTTACTGCTGTTTGAGCCCTGTTTTTACTTGATCTTGTTAGGTTTCTACTGTTTACATCATGGGAAAGGTAAGTTCTCTCTCAATCTTAGATCTTTCATGTTAAAAATATGTCTGTCGGTATGATTGCATAAACGAAtcgctttttgagcttttaactgTTATGTTTGATTGAATAGAATAATGTAGTTGTGTCGTCTGATGATTCCGAGTATAGTATTGCATGTTAATTGTTGAGATTTGAGCGATTGATGAGTGTTGTCGGCAATGCATAGTTTCAATCTCAGATCTAGGGTGATTTAGGCATGGTTTGTAGAAATCAAAGACACCCTTAGTCTCGGAATTCTGTGTAGATTGTGTTTCTGTAATCAATTTTAGGTTTTTAGCAGTTTTTACAAGTGTTGTAGTAGGACCGCTTTTGTGGACATTCACCATTAGGACCGCTCTTATGTACACCTTGTAGAACCGCTTTTATAGTCATGTAGTTCAGGACCGCTCATAAGACATCTGTAGGACCGCTTATAAGAACCATTTTAGGACCGCTCTTATGCCATCTTTCAGGACCGCTCATGTGTACCATATCAGGTCCGCTTTTAAGGCAGTAATCTGTTGATTCGCTTATGTGGCTAGGGATGGTTCGCTTTTTGTGCATTCTTTTAAGTAGGTTCGCTTTTTAGTCACTATAGTGGTTTGCCTATAGGGTTGTGAAATTTTTGGTTCGCTTTTAATGCAGGTTCGCTTTTTAATCAGTGATAAAAatgtgaaatttttctaagtcttGATTTCTGTTGTTGTTATGCAGGCATCACCAAACGTGTTATTTGATCCAGTACACAACAGTTGTATTGATTTAGATGTGGAGAAGTGTCCTTTATTGTCAGAATTCAGCAGCATTTTGGATTATATGAATCGTATTCCAGTGAAGAAAGCAATGATTGACCAAAGACCGTTGTATAGATCACATATTAGTCGATTCTGGATAAACGCAAAGTATGATGAGGAAAGCAAGGTGATATCATCAGTGGTGGAAGTGGATGGAAAGTTGGAGACTATTCTGGTGACTGAAGCGTTAGTTCGCGAAGTGATGAACTTTCCTGATGAGGCCAATTACCCCACAAGATTTCCGGAACGAATGGTGAAGGGTTGTATGCTACGTTTGGGATACAGAAATACTTTGAACACCGgaaattacttgaagtcaaagttTCAAAAATCTTTCAAGTTCTTGATCCATTGTATTCTGATTTCATTAAGCCACACAAAGGGCAGTTTCGATCAGATGAGAGATTACCAAATGAACATGTTAACAGCGTTGGTGTTGAATAAGAAATACAATTTTTCGCACATAGTTTTCATTATATGGTGGAGAATCTCACGTCGGATGTTAGAACCTGGAGATATCCGCGTTTTGTACAAATGATGATTGATCGTGCATACCCTGGAATTGATAGAAACATTAAGGGtgatcttcttgttcaagctcaCATGTCTAACAACACTTTGAAGAATCTGGTCAAGTATCATCCTAATCATCCAGAGCCTGATCTAGTGATTGAAAACTTTGGATTGCTTAGAGATGCAAACTATGTGGATcctgatccggaaaatcatcagaATTGGAGAAATCAAGAGGAAATGAAAGAGGCGTTGTATGCTGTAGAATTGAAAATACTTCAGAGTTTCAAACCAACCAAGAACAAGTGGTATGTAAAGGAGTCGGGGCGTAGACGTAGATTTGCAACTCCTGTAgctgaaggtgaaggttcttcGTCAAAACCGAAGAAgatacaaaagaagaaaaagcaaacaatgttaattgatgaatctgatgaagaaATTCCTGAGATGAATGTTGAAAATGAACAAGAGACGACTGGTGCTGAAAACATTGTAATTGAGACATATTTGTTTACAACAGAAGCGTATTTTGTTGATAATGTTGTGGAAACAGGTACTTCtgatgttcaaaaagaaaaagagaaggagTTAGATGATGTTGAAGGTGACGATGTTGAAaaagacactactagttcttctagtTCGTCTGATTATGAAGTGATTGATGCAAAAGAACGTGAGAGACGAATGAGAGAAGAAGTAGAACAAGAGAGGTTGATTAGAAAGAGGAAGagggaagagaaagaagatgcaccTTATGAACCCTCTCCGGAGCATGTTTCAGTGTCATAATCTTCTCCAAAGGGTAAAAAGAAAGCTGCTAGTCGAAAAAGAACTACACCATAGATCAAAGTGTCGAAGCGCCCTCAGAAGATCAGGCAAACACACTCTACACCTCCacgtcaaccaacacctccacaatctccaatacGTCAATCTCCTCCTagacaaccaacaccacaacaatcACCCAGACAACCTACTCCACAACGACAACCATCTCCTCTGTTTCAATCAACACCACCTCCACATCAACCATATTATTCTTTGCAAGATCTCTTTGGcacacctccactcacccaagcACAACCTGGTTCTTCAAGTAGAGGCCTTCCGATACCGCAAGATAATCTGCTAGACGTTGATTTCGATTTTGCAAACAATTCTCAAGTATTGAAAttggaaaagagaattgatgaTGTGATGGCAGAAAATAAAAAGTTGGCGGATGAATGCAAAAAGATTGCTGATAGAGAAAAGACTCTTGCTGGTAAGGTGCAGAGGTTGGAGggtgaaaacaaagtgttgacACTGAAAATTGAAGTTGATCAGACAGAAATCGACGTtctgaaagttcgagtgtctgaATTAGAAGAAGAGAAGAATCGTTGAGAGAGTGAAAATGAGTACTATAAGTTGAAGAATAAAGAGCTTATGGCTGCTAAAGCGTTGCATGAACACAAGTTCTACATGCTGAATAGAGTTGTGGAAAGCATGTTAGAAACATCAGTGGAACAAAAATATGAAGAGTTGAAGTTAGAAGACCTTCGTGCAGAACGTAAAGCAGAATTAGAAAGGcagatgaaagataagggtaaaggGGTGGAACGAAGTTCTGTAATGTCTATTGTACCTTCAATGGTAATAGATAATCCTAAGCCTATATCTGCAGTTCCTGGTATAGTCGAAGAAGAATCACCAACGCCTAAGTTAATTGGTGgcgaagatgaagaggatgatgaagatgatgatgaggatgagtttgtttattctgcgagcagtcaaagttctaaaggtgatgatgatgatgacgctgcAGGAGGTTCAGGTGTTAGAGTAACTGAAGCTTCAAAtgaaaaagtcgttgaagatctgCTAAACGACACAgtcaatgaagaaagtggtgaagctgagagaaagggggagtcgagtaagACTCAGATTGTAGAACATCATGAACCTTTGTTCTTACGTTTAGATGTGTATAGGGAAATGTTAAAATATGTAAATCCCGAGATTCCAATTGATCTTGAAGCTGATTTGGAatcgtttgatatcaataaacagcAAGATTATAAGTATGATTATGTTGAGGATGCTGATATCTACGATAGAGTTGAGGTTGAAGAGTGTTCGGATAAtgaagaggtttctgtagatACTTCTAAACTTCCAACGCTAACGGAGTTCTTTGCTGCTGAAAATAGAGATGAATTACGTCAGAAAGTGACTGAACTAGTGAATgataatgtgtttgaatgtttgagGAAAGAAGCTGAGCAGAAAGATCAATCTAATGCTGATAAAGAAGATCAATCGAaagctgaagaaattgatcgtTCTAAATGGTTTAAAGATTCTCATGAAAGAAAATTCAAGAGGCCGCTGAAGTTCTTCCAACGTGATAGAAATGTTTCGCTTGGAGATATTAttagttggggttttcttccACAGGTCAACGCTTATGCTATTAGAAGAGAATATGGCGTCCAGTATTTTGCACGTTTATATGATATAATGTCATTACCGTGGTGGGACGTTGATAAATTAGCAAAAGCGAGGGTCTTGGAGTACAAGGTGAGACAGAATGATACCGCGATGTCGGGCTACATCAAGTATGAACAATTGAAGTCGTTTTGAAAGTGGAAGCCTCATCGTCCAAGACGTGTTCAGAGAATTGATCCGGAAACTGGAGCTGTAGAAGTCATTTTGAATGTGAAACCTCCACGTACAATGAAGACAAGTCCGATGCCAGAAATGGAACAGGATTTTTATAAAGGCTTTATTGACTGGGTTTACAGCTGCAGAACGACTGAAGCAATAATCACATACAGAGCTGGTGGAGAGCTGAGGGATATTCATGTTTacgacccgatgtggttagtTAATTGTTCAGCGAAAGACATTGAATGTCTGTTCATTCACAAGATTCGCTACTCTCCAGCAGATAAAGAGCAAGCTCTTCAGTTCCAACGTGTTGTATCACTGTGTATTCAGAAAGGAATCAACTCTGAAAATAAGTGGAAATCCTCGTGGTGGTCTTTAGAAGAGAAGATGAGGAAGAAATCAAAGCGTGAACGTGAACGTGAGAATCAAAAgatggaagaaaatagaggaaagtTTATGAAGGAACAAGAAAAGGAGGAAAAAGCGAGGAAGATCAAGAATGAGAAGATCAGAGTTGCTCTGAGCAGAAAGCCAAAACCAAAGGAAGAGAAATTCAAAGCTATCTGAAGACCTACattcaagacaaagactgcggcttcatccaagggggagtttgttgatgcacaatgtctaaagcctgcgtctttgtaatactagtttaatgtatagggtccagataggtcaTTTTGTGATAGTATAGGGGGTTAAAGTGTAAATTTATGACTTtaatgttgtaggtccgcttttgtggcatgtgtccacaaaagcgaaccagcttagtagtctggaccgctcttgtggacatgtcacatgagcggaccaggatccctatatatacccccttagtagtcttcatttgtaacgtctTCGGGAACTCaacgtcgaactgctgtccgtacgacaagcgttatcaagtgaagaaaaagtattttaagtgtgaatcttttgtttctactcctttctgttgcgtttttctttgtatcatgctgaaaatgtgtttccgccacattttcagtaagcattagctctgattgactcactcgagaggtcaaaactgatcctacaacaTACGAAAACAacgaccgtatagcatttcgttcgcggccgTAGTTTAAAAACCAAGTGACTTTAAGCGATGTTTTGCCAATCAACGTTAAGCATAAACCGAacctcgcccgaatggagattgagtacgggcgagtGGTTAGTAATTGCAAATATGCAAGACGAAGCATAAAGACACTAAGTAAGACTCGAAAATGACTCAAACACAAAAGACGCTAAACTAGACACTATTCTGGACTCGACCTACATTAgacgtaaaataaaaaaaattacaaactcTACCCCCTCCCGGCACTTTACTTGCCCTCAAGTAAACCCAAGTGCCGAGAATAAACCAAATGCAAAGCACAAGTGTGGAAGCAATGGAAAACGTGTCGAAAAGTgagtaaaaattatatttttatagcAAAAGTGATTGACCCTTTATCCCCACACTAGACTTATACCACGCCAAACCAAACCAGCCGCAAAGTTCAAATAAATCACACCTTAACCAACCCGTGCAACCTGTTTTAAGCCAAAGCAAACCACCTATTGTAGTTCCAGTTGACTAATAAAGCGCTTTAGATGGCAAAGTTGTGGTTCAGCTTCGTTTCTATAAGCATATTATTGCAATTTAACGGCAATTCAGTTTTTTAAAACTCCGATTTTTAAGACATTAACCACCCGTCCCCACGCTTAACTTCTGTCCAGATCAACGAAAAGTAACCAACCCATACCATCCGCATAAAATAAACCCGTTTTCATACCATCCCAGCCGAAAATATCAATCAACATAACCCAACCCGAGCCATCCGCAACCTCTACTCAGCCTAAAAGAACCTACGATAGACCTGACCCTAAACCTAACCTAACTTGACACTAAACACAGGACCTGAAATAACTGAAAGACACATAACTGGACTTAATATGAGACTAAAGTTTAAGAGTTTTGCGAAGTCATACCTGATGATCGAGATAAAGAAGAAGACTAAGATGAAAATGGCACACACTTAAAAACATTCTTACAAAACTTGGTGAGTTATGGTGATTAACTGATGATACGGTCGAGTTGTGGGTGAAAAATGGAAGTATATGATGATGATTCAAAGTGTGGTGGATAAAATCGATGGCACACACTTGAAATTGGTGAAGTAATGGTGGTGGGGTGAGGTCGTCGTTAAGTATGGAAAAGGGAATTAGGTTTACTTTGTGTTGATTTGGGGAAATAAAGCTAGAATCGCCGTTAAAATTGGGGGTGGCGGCCCGCGATGAAAATAGAAGAGGATACCGTGGGGCGTGGCGCCTTAAAAATTTTTGTATGGCGGTTTGTGTTTGGCGGCACGTGATAGATGTGTAGGGGGGGCTCCGCGGGTCGCCAAAACACATTTTAAACAGAAAGTTTCTTTATTTTTACAAGTTTATGCCTTAGAAAAAATTCTTAATCTCTCCCAATTCAAGCCAAACGAATTCATAACCCCGTTTAACCATAAAAACTTACCTGAAACTCCATTTTCTCGTCGATTCCTGCTCATAGAAGGTGATGAATTCTTGCAAAACACTAAACGAgacaaaaacacaaaacaaaaactATGAAAAACAACTATTAGTGACCCGAAAACTATGAAACAACTAACGACACCAAATATACAAACTCTACACTTGAGTTTTCACTCAAGAATCTATGCGGTGGTATTCGGAAAATCTGTTAGTACAAGATGTCTAAAGCCTATGTCTTAAGTCTAGGGTCTAAATATGTCAAGTATGTATAGTGTAGGGGCTGAAATGTAAATTTTATGTCTTAATgtagttattccgcttgaaatgacactttgtcatttcaagcgaaatcagatggaagtgattccgcttgaaatgtcaaGGTGTCATTTCAAGCTCAAGCGAAATCTCAgtagtatatatatgtgtgtttgtgtttctcaTTTTGGCACAGAATCACGAAATTGTAACCGAACTGCTGCCGGATTTCCAAGTGAATTTTAATGAGAAACAAGTGTTAAAAGTGATATTCTGTCTATTTCTATTCAATTCTCTCTGATTCAacattgtttgtttgtttctaccACTCAAACAATGGTATATTGACTTTGATTGACTCTCTAGATCGTCAAatcggtcctacaattggtattagagccagtTATGAGCCAATATACCTGAATCAGAGCATTTTTCCTACATTTTTTTAATTTCTGGACGTTTGGACGGACAAAATGGAATGAGTTTTTGATATATTGTGTAAAAGtgagttttaacaaacccttgaaagtatcAGCTTAAAATTCGGCCTGAAAGTGGTAAAAAATGGACTGAAACCAGATTCTACTTGAACGAGCaggttgtgattccgcttgaaatctcAAGCGAAATTAGGTTTTCTGTCTGAAATTTGTGATTCTGCTTGGAAAGTTGAAGCGAAATaggagattccgcttgaatctgttgattccgcttgaggaGTTATCTGATTCCGCTTGTGTTGATTCCACTTGAGTGAATCatcttgattccgcttgagatttcCTATTCCACTTGAAACAtagttttgtatataaaattctGATTGCGCTCGAAAAAACCTTATTCAGCTTGAAAATCATGGTTTGAGTGTGAAAGTCCATTTCATTCGTGACATTTCGTTTGAAGTTCAGTTTGTGTAGAAAGTGTTTTCAAGTAAAGTGACCAgtttttcaaaagttgaaaagTTTTCGGAAATTTGATCTCTAAAAATGGACAACCAAGATTTTTATAACATGTTTTCCGGCAGTGGTATAACAGCAGGACAGAGCCCATCAAGTATTGTTCAGAACGTCAATATGGAAAACGAATTGGGAAtgatgcaaaaacctcccaagcTGATGAATCTAGATGAATATGCAGGATGGTCAGGGAGACTTAAGAATTGGGTTCAGGCTAATCATTTAGAATGCTGGATGAAGATTGAGAAGAAGTACGTTCCACCGGTAGATGGTTTGGGTTTGGAGAAGGGTATTGGAAGTCTAACAGAGACAGAACAAAATGACTTCAAAGCCGAGAAAAAGATGATTAGTATCCTCCAGCAGGCTATCAAAGAGGATATTTTGGTGTTATTGCAACATGAGGACAATGCACAATCTATGTGGCAGTCgttaaaattgaaatttcaaggTAGTGTGtccatgatcaagagcaagaaggctttgatcaagaaagaatttgatatttTCACGGGCATGAAGGTGAAACTACAAAGCAACTGATcgaaagatattgccatttagtaGTTGAGATGAAAAGATTGGAAATCACAAAGACCAATGAAGAATAGATTGATAAGTTGTCTGATGCATTGCCATATGACGAGTGGGGCACTTACCTGATGATGTTAAAGAACAATTCAGATTTTGTCAATCTGAATCTCAGCTCGTTCATAAaaaaattgaagctcatgagttAGAGTTGCTGAAGATCAAAAAGATGAACTCAGCGAATGTTCAAGGCAGTACTCCAGCAACTACAAATCTAAGTCCGAAGATACAAACTGGTTTCAGTGCTGACACAACTTCAAGTGCTTCATCAAATACTCCACAAACAAACAAGCCTTCGCCATTTGCCAGCTACGAGCCAAACTTCAAAGCTCCAGAACAGACATCACCTCAAAGCTCGACCAGCTCAAACAATCAGGCGTATGTTTCTGGGATCCAATGCAACATTGCAGTCACCTTCAAGAATGGGAATGAGTTTACTGAGTCAGCtgcaaaacaacatattgcaTTGTTGGCTTCCGTGTTAGAGTCTTACGAGAGTTTGGTAGCGGGTAAGATCGGGAATCCGGAcatgaccaaagaggattacgatcagattgatccgGAGGAGCTTGAGTTGATAGACATTAAGTGGGGTATGACTAGTCTTGTGAAGAGAGCACAGCGCTTTATTGAAATTACTGGTAGAAATAGTCTTTCTGGACCTGATCAGAAGCTAggttttgacaagtctaaagtaACCTGCTTCAAGTGCAAAGAAAGAGgccatttcaaaagagagtgccCGAACAGAGAAGTGAATAATCATCAAAATCTGTTCACGAATGATTATTACAGGCAGGCAATCTATCACCGGCCGAATCAACAACCTGTAGTCCAAAGACCACAAATCGAGAACAAACCAGAGAAAGCTCTCATTGTGAACCAGGATGACGAGAAAGTTGCTGAGggattcagctgggataaatacatccctGGAAGTGATGGACAGGCTATGATGGCTGAGATAGTAGAAGAGCCAGAGATTGTTGTTGAGCCGGAAGTGGTTGTTGAAGATGCTTCTGTGAATAGCATGGCTAATATTGAGGAGTTAGCTGCAGAAGTTTATTACTACCAGTCTGAGCAGGAGGTATTAGCCAGTTCTTTGAAATCTATCATGCCTCCTAAAgtgtttgaatcttttgcaggtttcttTGAAGAACCGACAACTGGATTATGTCCACGATATGAGGAGAAGAAAGAGTCTGTCGAAGAAATGATCGATGCGACCAAAGAAATGACCGAAGACACTTTGAAAGAAATTGCTGACAGGGCTCTCATGGCGAaactgaaagaggtagacacagaactTGTGAAACCCGAGTCTGTTGATACCGAGTCATTTCAAAAGGAGTCGGATCAGGAGTCAGGAATTGAGGAGGTCAAATCTGAGAAAGTGTCTGAGTCAGAGTCGAAAGATGTCAGTAAACAGGAAGTGAAAACTGCTCATGAAGCAGAGATTGTTGAGAAAGTGAATTCAATGACTGAAACCCCatgccaaaagtgtttaaaaccatgcatggagtgtcttgaaaaagacgctaagtttcaggaattgaaacaacacGCTGACATGTTAAAATTTGATCTAGGTCAAGTCAAAGAGGGATATGATACACTGGCCATATCTATtaaaatgattcaaaaagaaagtgTCGAAATGATAAAGCCACGAAACTAGTAAAAGCAACACTTTTTGATAAACAAGTGGAAGttaattttcatcttgacacAATCGCATCATTAAAGAAAGAGTTAGAAttaactaaaattgaaaatgagcgaatcgaTAGGAAATTGATGAGCTATGTTGCATCGTCCTATGTCCTTAAGCAGATTGTTCCACAACAGCCGAATGCAACACCGGTCTttaacagcgttccacccccaatgtggaatcattatactcaaaagtatccagatggggtggaagctgcattgaACCTCAAGCTAAGGACAATTGAGGATGAGTTGCTAGATagcattgatgttacattctctccgTCCAACACAGACAACAAGTCACAGCTCATCAAGACTGTTGTcgaccaagtgttagatgaaGGGAGTGATAACTCTGAGGCTGAAATCATGAAATCTCATTCTGAGAAGTCTGTATGCGATTCTGAAAACGATGGTAACTTTTTAGACCGTTTCATACCGAAATCAGACAAaggtgcgaatgatgatccgatcatggtggtttacactatgattggaactgACAAGCTTTACTCTGATTTTGAGTATTCGATTCAGAATGCAAAGATTGAAAACGttgaaaaggttttcaaattggttgaaatTGATATTGCTGGAGTAAACAACAAAGAATTCTTTTCGAAAACGAAAAAGTCATTTGTTACGTCACGTTCTAACAACTCGGGTAAGAAAGAGTGGGAAGGGAATGGTAACAGCAAGAAAATTGgaaacaactttaaaaacaaaggaattggtTTTTAGAAAAAGATGGATAAGAAGGTTCTTAAGCCAAAAGATAAAATGAATGATGTCTTTGTTGTTGGACCAAGTGTTGACGATGAGAAGGAATACATCTTTAGTCAGAAAGCCATTGACGATTTCAATGCGGTGAAGAAACTGAAAGATGAgtcattcaaaacaacttttgtcgagtatgacaaaagagtttgctatcgctgcaatgagatCGAACACATGGCAAACCAATGCAAGAAAGTTTTTGAGAAACCTGTCTTTGTAAAACCTGttgttcaaaaacctcgacctaaGTCACCAACTGACAAAAAGGGTAAAAACCAATGGTTTCACCAATTCGCATCTTGAAGAGGGGTGAATCTTTGGAATCGGAAGATAAGCTGAAATCGACCTTTGAGGTTGGCGAATCTTCAAAGACTCACAAGACTTCAAAGATTTATCCAAAaacaaaagtttttgaaaatcaatcatggGTTGTGAAATCAAAACTATCGGTCGAGGAGAAAAAGATGGAAAACATTTTGAAATGAAACAAAAGGT
The sequence above is drawn from the Helianthus annuus cultivar XRQ/B chromosome 12, HanXRQr2.0-SUNRISE, whole genome shotgun sequence genome and encodes:
- the LOC110893133 gene encoding pinin-like, with translation MMIDRAYPGIDRNIKGDLLVQAHMSNNTLKNLVKYHPNHPEPDLVIENFGLLRDANYVDPDPENHQNWRNQEEMKEALYAVELKILQSFKPTKNKWYVKESGRRRRFATPVAEGEEIPEMNVENEQETTGAENIVIETYLFTTEAYFVDNVVETGTSDVQKEKEKELDDVEGDDVEKDTTSSSSSSDYEVIDAKERERRMREEVEQERLIRKRKREEKEDAPYEPSPEHIKVSKRPQKIRQTHSTPPRQPTPPQSPIRQSPPRQPTPQQSPRQPTPQRQPSPLFQSTPPPHQPYYSLQDLFGTPPLTQAQPGSSSRGLPIPQDNLLDVDFDFANNSQVLKLEKRIDDVMAENKKLADECKKIADREKTLAGKVQRLEGENKVLTLKIEVDQTEIDVLKVRVSELEEEKNR